The following are encoded together in the Zingiber officinale cultivar Zhangliang chromosome 8A, Zo_v1.1, whole genome shotgun sequence genome:
- the LOC122008230 gene encoding uncharacterized protein LOC122008230, translating into MEGNLPAGSMIPGVSYGMLGLQGNMHNHQSSMIHQSMHDDFPMSGNHLQGSDHRTGASVMDYSKGQHNKTSVSDDDEPSFNDDAGDGHQEAGKGRKGSPWHRMKWTDRMVKLLITAVSYIGEDATSECGGRRKYAILQKKGKWKAISKVMAERGCYVSPQQCEDKFNDLNKRYKRLTDILGRGTSCKVVENPALLNRMNNLSEKMKEDVRKILSSKHLFYEEMCSYHNCNRLNLPADPALQHSLQLALRSRDEHDTRRGSHEDVDEDDQSSDSDDEEGDAEEHNAVRGDVSCFPKRMKLGVDHEAAVFGNPSASHGCGRGLQPQGLAVDMNQVLPDGSKSTLGQQQWDNSYSLQLEEKRLQIQAEMLELEKQRYKWQRFSKKKDRELNKMRMENERMKLENERMSLELRQKEIEMDLMLKRT; encoded by the coding sequence ATGGAGGGGAATTTGCCTGCTGGAAGCATGATCCCAGGAGTTTCCTATGGTATGCTAGGTTTGCAAGGAAACATGCATAACCATCAAAGCTCAATGATCCACCAGTCTATGCATGATGATTTCCCGATGTCAGGCAATCACCTGCAAGGATCTGATCATCGAACAGGGGCTTCTGTCATGGATTACAGTAAAGGACAGCATAACAAGACCTCCGTGAGCGATGATGACGAACCTAGCTTCAATGACGATGCCGGCGACGGCCATCAAGAGGCTGGGAAAGGGAGGAAGGGATCCCCATGGCACCGCATGAAGTGGACTGATAGGATGGTGAAGCTTTTAATAACTGCTGTTTCTTACATAGGCGAAGATGCTACTTCTGAGTGTGGAGGGAGGAGGAAGTATGCAATCTTACAGAAAAAGGGGAAGTGGAAGGCCATATCAAAAGTGATGGCCGAGAGAGGTTGTTATGTTTCGCCTCAACAATGCGAAGATAAGTTCAATGATCTAAATAAAAGGTACAAGAGACTCACCGATATTCTTGGCAGGGGCACATCTTGCAAGGTTGTTGAGAATCCAGCATTATTGAACCGTATGAATAACCTTTCTGAAAAGATGAAGGAAGATGTAAGGAAGATTTTGAGCTCAAAACATCTTTTCTATGAGGAGATGTGCTCGTATCATAATTGTAACCGATTGAATTTACCCGCTGACCCAGCACTTCAACATTCACTCCAGCTGGCGCTACGAAGTAGAGATGAGCACGACACAAGGAGGGGCTCACACGAAGATGTCGATGAAGATGATCAAAGTTCTGATAGTGATGATGAGGAAGGAGATGCTGAGGAACATAATGCAGTGCGTGGTGACGTATCATGCTTTCCAAAGAGGATGAAGCTTGGGGTGGACCATGAGGCAGCAGTTTTTGGAAACCCATCAGCTTCACACGGTTGTGGTAGAGGCCTCCAACCTCAAGGTTTGGCAGTCGATATGAACCAGGTGTTGCCAGATGGATCTAAATCCACACTAGGACAACAACAATGggataattcttattctcttcaGCTCGAAGAGAAGCGGTTGCAAATTCAAGCTGAGATGCTGGAACTTGAGAAGCAACGCTACAAGTGGCAAAGGTTTAGTAAGAAGAAAGACAGAGAACTAAACAAGATGAGGATGGAAAATGAACGAATGAAACTTGAGAATGAACGTATGTCCCTTGAGTTAAGGCAAAAGGAGATAGAAATGGATCTCATGTTAAAGAGGACCTAG
- the LOC122008231 gene encoding flagellar attachment zone protein 1-like isoform X3, protein MMRWRDRTLETAGLTRGSRHSNIRLNYTLIPLSHSLARRSRALEQESDRKATKGGGIMGACATKPRAEADDSAPVPLPDSKAEDDAFRDEKVKSRSVLDENRRKTLDHLFKIEETIKRSGTVANTSVASEPHIPEPLVAKEEVVELRAIEKTVILETEVPTKVSDLEMTEATKQETEQPAKIITDTNEEQSHESKEHVEVLKPEMKKDGLHETGEVVELRAIEKTVVLETEVPTKVSDLEMTEAKKQETKQPAKIIPETNEEQSHESKEHVEVLKSEMKKVRLHETGEQLELKEVESHETGEQLEMKKEQLAKTIRETNREQSHDIKEHIEVFKPEMEEVGLHEKELESHETGEQLEMREVESHETGEQLKIMEVESHETGEQLEMREVESHETGEQLKIMEVESHETGEQPSEICDTELKEARPCETEEQHIEASKFAKEAEPHESDKQSTELSKAAIKEAELHETQHPNEVSKVDTKEVIPHSTEEQSTEVSKVGKSEVEPYNSGEQPIELSKPENKVVEPLEKEERPNAASKVDTKDRQSTELSKAAIKEAKLHETEQPNEVSEVNTKEGIPHSTEERSTEVSKSGKSELEPYNTGEQPTELSKPENKVVEPHEKEEVPIEASKVDMKDKQSTELSKVAIKEAELHETQQPNEVSKVGTKEVIPHSTEERSTEVSKAEKSETEPYNTGEHPTELSKLENKVVEPHEKEEQPNEASKFDMKEAVPHEAEKQSTEVANAGMSKPKPQDTGEEPTEASKPETKEAEPHEIKGESTVVVNAKTKEAESTKTEEPTDLEEKLPEKSKAQMKEVSCMAEDQPTEVSKVEVEEESRATEEPTEVYQAYIKEAEPQRSVEPSIELSETNTSEATINATPLETSIPSVIANCDSCISDVEALDSKMRTSTDTAKLEAPKPTSTQVDK, encoded by the exons ATGATGCGCTGGAGAGACCGAACGCTGGAGACAGCGGGATTAACTCGCGGCTCGCGCCACTCCAACATTCGCTTAAATTATACTTTAATCCCTCTGTCTCACAGTCTCGCTCGGCGTAGCAGAGCACTAGAGCAGGAGAGCGATCGTAAGGCGACGAAGGGAGGCGGAATCATGGGAGCGTGCGCGACGAAGCCCAGGGCGGAGGCGGACGATTCGGCGCCGGTGCCCTTGCCGGATTCCAAGGCGGAGGACGATGCCTTCCGGGACGAGAAGGTCAAGTCAAGATCGGTGCTCGACGAGAATCGCCGGAAAACCCTCGACCATTTGTTCAAG ATTGAAGAGACGATCAAACGCTCTGGCACTGTAGCCAATACAAGTGTTGCATCAGAGCCTCATATACCAGAACCTTTAGTAGCAAAGGAAGAAGTGGTCGAGTTGAGGGCAATCGAGAAAACAGTAATACTTGAGACAGAAGTACCTACTAAGGTATCTGATCTGGAA ATGACTGAAGCAACAAAGCAAGAAACAGAACAACCTGCTAAGATTATAACTGACACAAACGAAGAACAATCACATGAATCCAAAGAACATGTTGAGGTATTGAAACCTGAGATGAAGAAAGATGGGCTGCATGAAACAGGAGAAGTGGTCGAGTTGAGGGCAATTGAGAAAACAGTCGTACTTGAGACAGAAGTACCTACTAAGGTATCTGATCTTGAAATGACTGAAGCAAAAAAGCAGGAAACAAAACAACCTGCTAAGATTATACCTGAAACAAACGAAGAACAATCACATGAATCCAAAGAGCATGTTGAGGTATTGAAATCTGAGATGAAGAAAGTTCGGCTGCATGAAACAGGAGAACAGCTCGAACTGAAGGAAGTTGAGTCTCATGAAACTGGAGAACAGCTTGAAATGAAGAAGGAACAACTTGCTAAGACTATACGTGAAACAAACAGAGAACAATCACATGATATCAAAGAACATATTGAGGTATTCAAACCTGAGATGGAGGAAGTTGGGCTGCATGAAAAGGAACTTGAGTCTCATGAAACTGGAGAACAGCTTGAAATGAGGGAAGTTGAATCTCATGAAACTGGAGAACAGCTCAAAATTATGGAAGTTGAATCTCATGAAACTGGAGAACAGCTTGAAATGAGGGAAGTTGAATCTCATGAAACTGGAGAACAGCTCAAAATTATGGAAGTTGAATCTCATGAAACTGGAGAACAGCCTAGTGAGATATGTGATACTGAACTCAAGGAAGCAAGACCATGTGAAACAGAAGAGCAACATATCGAGGCATCTAAATTTGCAAAGGAAGCAGAACCACATGAATCAGACAAACAATCTACTGAATTATCTAAAGCTGCAATCAAGGAGGCAGAACTACATGAAACACAACATCCTAATGAAGTATCTAAAGTTGACACCAAGGAAGTGATACCACATTCAACAGAAGAACAATCTACTGAGGTATCTAAAGTTGGAAAGAGTGAAGTTGAACCATATAACTCGGGAGAACAACCTATTGAGTTATCTAAACCAGAAAATAAGGTGGTGGAACCACTTGAAAAGGAAGAACGACCTAATGCAGCATCTAAAGTTGACACGAAGGACAGACAATCTACTGAATTATCTAAAGCTGCAATCAAGGAGGCAAAACTGCATGAAACAGAACAACCTAACGAAGTATCTGAAGTTAACACCAAGGAAGGGATACCGCATTCAACAGAAGAACGATCTACTGAGGTATCTAAATCTGGAAAGAGTGAACTTGAACCATATAACACAGGAGAACAACCCACTGAATTATCTAAACCAGAAAATAAGGTGGTGGAACCACATGAAAAGGAAGAAGTACCTATTGAAGCATCTAAAGTTGACATGAAGGACAAACAATCTACTGAATTATCTAAAGTTGCAATCAAGGAGGCAGAACTGCATGAAACACAGCAACCTAATGAAGTATCTAAAGTTGGCACCAAGGAAGTGATACCACATTCAACAGAAGAACGATCTACTGAGGTATCTAAAGCTGAAAAGAGTGAAACTGAACCATATAACACAGGAGAACACCCTACCGAGTTATCCAAACTAGAAAATAAGGTGGTGGAACCACATGAAAAGGAAGAACAACCTAATGAAGCATCTAAATTCGACATGAAGGAAGCAGTACCACATGAAGCAGAAAAACAATCTACTGAGGTAGCTAATGCTGGAATGAGCAAACCCAAACCACAAGACACAGGAGAAGAGCCTACTGAGGCATCTAAACCAGAAACTAAGGAAGCAGAACCCCATGAAATTAAAGGAGAAAGTACAGTGGTTGTTAATGCCAAAACAAAGGAAGCAGAATCAACTAAAACTGAAGAACCTACTGATCTAGAAGAAAAACTTCCTGAGAAATCGAAAGCCCAAATGAAAGAAGTTTcatgtatggcagaagatcaaCCTACTGAGGTATCTAAAGTTGAAGTGGAAGAAGAATCACGTGCAACAGAAGAACCTACTGAAGTATATCAGGCCTATATAAAGGAAGCAGAACCTCAACGAAGTGTAGAGCCTTCAATTGAGTTATCTGAAACTAATACTAGTGAAGCTACCATAAATGCTACACCACTGGAGACATCTATTCCTTCTGTGATAGCAAATTGTGATTCATGCATATCTGATGTGGAAGCAT
- the LOC122008231 gene encoding enolase-phosphatase E1-like isoform X2, with the protein MMRWRDRTLETAGLTRGSRHSNIRLNYTLIPLSHSLARRSRALEQESDRKATKGGGIMGACATKPRAEADDSAPVPLPDSKAEDDAFRDEKVKSRSVLDENRRKTLDHLFKIEETIKRSGTVANTSVASEPHIPEPLVAKEEVVELRAIEKTVILETEVPTKVSDLEMTEATKQETEQPAKIIPDTNEEQSHESKEHVEVLKPEMKKVGVHETGEVVELRAIEKTVILETEVPTKVSDLEMTEATKQETEQPAKIITDTNEEQSHESKEHVEVLKPEMKKDGLHETGEVVELRAIEKTVVLETEVPTKVSDLEMTEAKKQETKQPAKIIPETNEEQSHESKEHVEVLKSEMKKVRLHETGEQLELKEVESHETGEQLEMKKEQLAKTIRETNREQSHDIKEHIEVFKPEMEEVGLHEKELESHETGEQLEMREVESHETGEQLKIMEVESHETGEQPSEICDTELKEARPCETEEQHIEASKFAKEAEPHESDKQSTELSKAAIKEAELHETQHPNEVSKVDTKEVIPHSTEEQSTEVSKVGKSEVEPYNSGEQPIELSKPENKVVEPLEKEERPNAASKVDTKDRQSTELSKAAIKEAKLHETEQPNEVSEVNTKEGIPHSTEERSTEVSKSGKSELEPYNTGEQPTELSKPENKVVEPHEKEEVPIEASKVDMKDKQSTELSKVAIKEAELHETQQPNEVSKVGTKEVIPHSTEERSTEVSKAEKSETEPYNTGEHPTELSKLENKVVEPHEKEEQPNEASKFDMKEAVPHEAEKQSTEVANAGMSKPKPQDTGEEPTEASKPETKEAEPHEIKGESTVVVNAKTKEAESTKTEEPTDLEEKLPEKSKAQMKEVSCMAEDQPTEVSKVEVEEESRATEEPTEVYQAYIKEAEPQRSVEPSIELSETNTSEATINATPLETSIPSVIANCDSCISDVEALDSKMRTSTDTAKLEAPKPTSTQVDK; encoded by the exons ATGATGCGCTGGAGAGACCGAACGCTGGAGACAGCGGGATTAACTCGCGGCTCGCGCCACTCCAACATTCGCTTAAATTATACTTTAATCCCTCTGTCTCACAGTCTCGCTCGGCGTAGCAGAGCACTAGAGCAGGAGAGCGATCGTAAGGCGACGAAGGGAGGCGGAATCATGGGAGCGTGCGCGACGAAGCCCAGGGCGGAGGCGGACGATTCGGCGCCGGTGCCCTTGCCGGATTCCAAGGCGGAGGACGATGCCTTCCGGGACGAGAAGGTCAAGTCAAGATCGGTGCTCGACGAGAATCGCCGGAAAACCCTCGACCATTTGTTCAAG ATTGAAGAGACGATCAAACGCTCTGGCACTGTAGCCAATACAAGTGTTGCATCAGAGCCTCATATACCAGAACCTTTAGTAGCAAAGGAAGAAGTGGTCGAGTTGAGGGCAATCGAGAAAACAGTAATACTTGAGACAGAAGTACCTACTAAGGTATCTGATCTGGAAATGACTGAAGCAACAAAGCAAGAAACAGAACAACCTGCTAAGATTATACCTGACACAAACGAAGAACAATCACATGAATCCAAAGAACATGTTGAGGTATTGAAACCTGAGATGAAGAAAGTTGGGGTGCATGAAACAGGAGAAGTGGTCGAGTTGAGGGCAATTGAGAAAACAGTAATACTTGAGACAGAAGTACCTACTAAGGTATCTGATCTGGAAATGACTGAAGCAACAAAGCAAGAAACAGAACAACCTGCTAAGATTATAACTGACACAAACGAAGAACAATCACATGAATCCAAAGAACATGTTGAGGTATTGAAACCTGAGATGAAGAAAGATGGGCTGCATGAAACAGGAGAAGTGGTCGAGTTGAGGGCAATTGAGAAAACAGTCGTACTTGAGACAGAAGTACCTACTAAGGTATCTGATCTTGAAATGACTGAAGCAAAAAAGCAGGAAACAAAACAACCTGCTAAGATTATACCTGAAACAAACGAAGAACAATCACATGAATCCAAAGAGCATGTTGAGGTATTGAAATCTGAGATGAAGAAAGTTCGGCTGCATGAAACAGGAGAACAGCTCGAACTGAAGGAAGTTGAGTCTCATGAAACTGGAGAACAGCTTGAAATGAAGAAGGAACAACTTGCTAAGACTATACGTGAAACAAACAGAGAACAATCACATGATATCAAAGAACATATTGAGGTATTCAAACCTGAGATGGAGGAAGTTGGGCTGCATGAAAAGGAACTTGAGTCTCATGAAACTGGAGAACAGCTTGAA ATGAGGGAAGTTGAATCTCATGAAACTGGAGAACAGCTCAAAATTATGGAAGTTGAATCTCATGAAACTGGAGAACAGCCTAGTGAGATATGTGATACTGAACTCAAGGAAGCAAGACCATGTGAAACAGAAGAGCAACATATCGAGGCATCTAAATTTGCAAAGGAAGCAGAACCACATGAATCAGACAAACAATCTACTGAATTATCTAAAGCTGCAATCAAGGAGGCAGAACTACATGAAACACAACATCCTAATGAAGTATCTAAAGTTGACACCAAGGAAGTGATACCACATTCAACAGAAGAACAATCTACTGAGGTATCTAAAGTTGGAAAGAGTGAAGTTGAACCATATAACTCGGGAGAACAACCTATTGAGTTATCTAAACCAGAAAATAAGGTGGTGGAACCACTTGAAAAGGAAGAACGACCTAATGCAGCATCTAAAGTTGACACGAAGGACAGACAATCTACTGAATTATCTAAAGCTGCAATCAAGGAGGCAAAACTGCATGAAACAGAACAACCTAACGAAGTATCTGAAGTTAACACCAAGGAAGGGATACCGCATTCAACAGAAGAACGATCTACTGAGGTATCTAAATCTGGAAAGAGTGAACTTGAACCATATAACACAGGAGAACAACCCACTGAATTATCTAAACCAGAAAATAAGGTGGTGGAACCACATGAAAAGGAAGAAGTACCTATTGAAGCATCTAAAGTTGACATGAAGGACAAACAATCTACTGAATTATCTAAAGTTGCAATCAAGGAGGCAGAACTGCATGAAACACAGCAACCTAATGAAGTATCTAAAGTTGGCACCAAGGAAGTGATACCACATTCAACAGAAGAACGATCTACTGAGGTATCTAAAGCTGAAAAGAGTGAAACTGAACCATATAACACAGGAGAACACCCTACCGAGTTATCCAAACTAGAAAATAAGGTGGTGGAACCACATGAAAAGGAAGAACAACCTAATGAAGCATCTAAATTCGACATGAAGGAAGCAGTACCACATGAAGCAGAAAAACAATCTACTGAGGTAGCTAATGCTGGAATGAGCAAACCCAAACCACAAGACACAGGAGAAGAGCCTACTGAGGCATCTAAACCAGAAACTAAGGAAGCAGAACCCCATGAAATTAAAGGAGAAAGTACAGTGGTTGTTAATGCCAAAACAAAGGAAGCAGAATCAACTAAAACTGAAGAACCTACTGATCTAGAAGAAAAACTTCCTGAGAAATCGAAAGCCCAAATGAAAGAAGTTTcatgtatggcagaagatcaaCCTACTGAGGTATCTAAAGTTGAAGTGGAAGAAGAATCACGTGCAACAGAAGAACCTACTGAAGTATATCAGGCCTATATAAAGGAAGCAGAACCTCAACGAAGTGTAGAGCCTTCAATTGAGTTATCTGAAACTAATACTAGTGAAGCTACCATAAATGCTACACCACTGGAGACATCTATTCCTTCTGTGATAGCAAATTGTGATTCATGCATATCTGATGTGGAAGCAT
- the LOC122008231 gene encoding flagellar attachment zone protein 1-like isoform X1 produces the protein MMRWRDRTLETAGLTRGSRHSNIRLNYTLIPLSHSLARRSRALEQESDRKATKGGGIMGACATKPRAEADDSAPVPLPDSKAEDDAFRDEKVKSRSVLDENRRKTLDHLFKIEETIKRSGTVANTSVASEPHIPEPLVAKEEVVELRAIEKTVILETEVPTKVSDLEMTEATKQETEQPAKIIPDTNEEQSHESKEHVEVLKPEMKKVGVHETGEVVELRAIEKTVILETEVPTKVSDLEMTEATKQETEQPAKIITDTNEEQSHESKEHVEVLKPEMKKDGLHETGEVVELRAIEKTVVLETEVPTKVSDLEMTEAKKQETKQPAKIIPETNEEQSHESKEHVEVLKSEMKKVRLHETGEQLELKEVESHETGEQLEMKKEQLAKTIRETNREQSHDIKEHIEVFKPEMEEVGLHEKELESHETGEQLEMREVESHETGEQLKIMEVESHETGEQLEMREVESHETGEQLKIMEVESHETGEQPSEICDTELKEARPCETEEQHIEASKFAKEAEPHESDKQSTELSKAAIKEAELHETQHPNEVSKVDTKEVIPHSTEEQSTEVSKVGKSEVEPYNSGEQPIELSKPENKVVEPLEKEERPNAASKVDTKDRQSTELSKAAIKEAKLHETEQPNEVSEVNTKEGIPHSTEERSTEVSKSGKSELEPYNTGEQPTELSKPENKVVEPHEKEEVPIEASKVDMKDKQSTELSKVAIKEAELHETQQPNEVSKVGTKEVIPHSTEERSTEVSKAEKSETEPYNTGEHPTELSKLENKVVEPHEKEEQPNEASKFDMKEAVPHEAEKQSTEVANAGMSKPKPQDTGEEPTEASKPETKEAEPHEIKGESTVVVNAKTKEAESTKTEEPTDLEEKLPEKSKAQMKEVSCMAEDQPTEVSKVEVEEESRATEEPTEVYQAYIKEAEPQRSVEPSIELSETNTSEATINATPLETSIPSVIANCDSCISDVEALDSKMRTSTDTAKLEAPKPTSTQVDK, from the exons ATGATGCGCTGGAGAGACCGAACGCTGGAGACAGCGGGATTAACTCGCGGCTCGCGCCACTCCAACATTCGCTTAAATTATACTTTAATCCCTCTGTCTCACAGTCTCGCTCGGCGTAGCAGAGCACTAGAGCAGGAGAGCGATCGTAAGGCGACGAAGGGAGGCGGAATCATGGGAGCGTGCGCGACGAAGCCCAGGGCGGAGGCGGACGATTCGGCGCCGGTGCCCTTGCCGGATTCCAAGGCGGAGGACGATGCCTTCCGGGACGAGAAGGTCAAGTCAAGATCGGTGCTCGACGAGAATCGCCGGAAAACCCTCGACCATTTGTTCAAG ATTGAAGAGACGATCAAACGCTCTGGCACTGTAGCCAATACAAGTGTTGCATCAGAGCCTCATATACCAGAACCTTTAGTAGCAAAGGAAGAAGTGGTCGAGTTGAGGGCAATCGAGAAAACAGTAATACTTGAGACAGAAGTACCTACTAAGGTATCTGATCTGGAAATGACTGAAGCAACAAAGCAAGAAACAGAACAACCTGCTAAGATTATACCTGACACAAACGAAGAACAATCACATGAATCCAAAGAACATGTTGAGGTATTGAAACCTGAGATGAAGAAAGTTGGGGTGCATGAAACAGGAGAAGTGGTCGAGTTGAGGGCAATTGAGAAAACAGTAATACTTGAGACAGAAGTACCTACTAAGGTATCTGATCTGGAAATGACTGAAGCAACAAAGCAAGAAACAGAACAACCTGCTAAGATTATAACTGACACAAACGAAGAACAATCACATGAATCCAAAGAACATGTTGAGGTATTGAAACCTGAGATGAAGAAAGATGGGCTGCATGAAACAGGAGAAGTGGTCGAGTTGAGGGCAATTGAGAAAACAGTCGTACTTGAGACAGAAGTACCTACTAAGGTATCTGATCTTGAAATGACTGAAGCAAAAAAGCAGGAAACAAAACAACCTGCTAAGATTATACCTGAAACAAACGAAGAACAATCACATGAATCCAAAGAGCATGTTGAGGTATTGAAATCTGAGATGAAGAAAGTTCGGCTGCATGAAACAGGAGAACAGCTCGAACTGAAGGAAGTTGAGTCTCATGAAACTGGAGAACAGCTTGAAATGAAGAAGGAACAACTTGCTAAGACTATACGTGAAACAAACAGAGAACAATCACATGATATCAAAGAACATATTGAGGTATTCAAACCTGAGATGGAGGAAGTTGGGCTGCATGAAAAGGAACTTGAGTCTCATGAAACTGGAGAACAGCTTGAAATGAGGGAAGTTGAATCTCATGAAACTGGAGAACAGCTCAAAATTATGGAAGTTGAATCTCATGAAACTGGAGAACAGCTTGAAATGAGGGAAGTTGAATCTCATGAAACTGGAGAACAGCTCAAAATTATGGAAGTTGAATCTCATGAAACTGGAGAACAGCCTAGTGAGATATGTGATACTGAACTCAAGGAAGCAAGACCATGTGAAACAGAAGAGCAACATATCGAGGCATCTAAATTTGCAAAGGAAGCAGAACCACATGAATCAGACAAACAATCTACTGAATTATCTAAAGCTGCAATCAAGGAGGCAGAACTACATGAAACACAACATCCTAATGAAGTATCTAAAGTTGACACCAAGGAAGTGATACCACATTCAACAGAAGAACAATCTACTGAGGTATCTAAAGTTGGAAAGAGTGAAGTTGAACCATATAACTCGGGAGAACAACCTATTGAGTTATCTAAACCAGAAAATAAGGTGGTGGAACCACTTGAAAAGGAAGAACGACCTAATGCAGCATCTAAAGTTGACACGAAGGACAGACAATCTACTGAATTATCTAAAGCTGCAATCAAGGAGGCAAAACTGCATGAAACAGAACAACCTAACGAAGTATCTGAAGTTAACACCAAGGAAGGGATACCGCATTCAACAGAAGAACGATCTACTGAGGTATCTAAATCTGGAAAGAGTGAACTTGAACCATATAACACAGGAGAACAACCCACTGAATTATCTAAACCAGAAAATAAGGTGGTGGAACCACATGAAAAGGAAGAAGTACCTATTGAAGCATCTAAAGTTGACATGAAGGACAAACAATCTACTGAATTATCTAAAGTTGCAATCAAGGAGGCAGAACTGCATGAAACACAGCAACCTAATGAAGTATCTAAAGTTGGCACCAAGGAAGTGATACCACATTCAACAGAAGAACGATCTACTGAGGTATCTAAAGCTGAAAAGAGTGAAACTGAACCATATAACACAGGAGAACACCCTACCGAGTTATCCAAACTAGAAAATAAGGTGGTGGAACCACATGAAAAGGAAGAACAACCTAATGAAGCATCTAAATTCGACATGAAGGAAGCAGTACCACATGAAGCAGAAAAACAATCTACTGAGGTAGCTAATGCTGGAATGAGCAAACCCAAACCACAAGACACAGGAGAAGAGCCTACTGAGGCATCTAAACCAGAAACTAAGGAAGCAGAACCCCATGAAATTAAAGGAGAAAGTACAGTGGTTGTTAATGCCAAAACAAAGGAAGCAGAATCAACTAAAACTGAAGAACCTACTGATCTAGAAGAAAAACTTCCTGAGAAATCGAAAGCCCAAATGAAAGAAGTTTcatgtatggcagaagatcaaCCTACTGAGGTATCTAAAGTTGAAGTGGAAGAAGAATCACGTGCAACAGAAGAACCTACTGAAGTATATCAGGCCTATATAAAGGAAGCAGAACCTCAACGAAGTGTAGAGCCTTCAATTGAGTTATCTGAAACTAATACTAGTGAAGCTACCATAAATGCTACACCACTGGAGACATCTATTCCTTCTGTGATAGCAAATTGTGATTCATGCATATCTGATGTGGAAGCAT